From Erigeron canadensis isolate Cc75 chromosome 5, C_canadensis_v1, whole genome shotgun sequence:
AAACCATACAAAAATGGTATGTCACACCACACAGCGGTTCGCAGACAGTACAACGCAAACACAATCTGCTGCAAACAATTACGCAAAAAACTGTAGACATCAGTCATAACCACCCTGCGTTATATTCACAAATGCAGCACTATAGGAGCTGCACAAAATATCCATAAACACAGCCTTATAAGACTGTAGAAAGATGATAATTGTTTCAAATCCACAGGCACCATagttaaaaatgaaattgtCTGAGTTGGCACATACGCCAAATACTAAGGCACGCAGGCCTGATCACTGGGGTCCTTCATTGTCTTCCGGTTGAATCACATCAGGGACGATCTTAAGCAAGTCTTCAACAGCAGCATGAGGGTCAGCAACAACCTTCTCCAAGAATGGAAAAACAGATTCCTTCCACTTGTGATCAGCTACCTCCAGCTCATGAGAGGCATTGGGGACGAAATCACCCCTGCAGGTCAGGTCACACTTTCCCTCGGCCGAGAACTCCTCCAACACAGTGGACCTCTCATCAGCCCTCTCAGCAGAGGTCAAATCACCCAAAAGCTGCCCAACCTCATCACTATAAAGCAAGGACTTGCTCACATATGGGATCACCGCGGTCACTACCCTTGCTCTGTCAACCTTCAGCAAATCAACCTGATTACGCAGCAAACTgttattttccttttcttgatcGATTTCTTTTTGGAGTTTGGCCAAAGATTCTTCATGGACAACGGCATCTGCCTTCAACATGTTCAGTTGCTGTTTCAAAAAAGTGAGAAAGTTAGATGTATATAATGTAagctaatattaaaaaaatatatatatcatacatcGGTGTTCATCTTTTgcaatacttttttatatacaatgtttgttgttttgtttttgacttATCATCTTTGTTGCACATCAACACCTTGAAACCTGATAGTGTACCATCCCGGTCATCAAATTCGTACATGGCTTGGTCAGCACTACACCTAATGGTATTCCGAAGATGGGTTAGCAGCCTCCAGACGAAGCCTGTCGATCCCTCTCCAGACGAAGCTGTCGAACCCTCTCCCGACTAAATACTTCAGCACTCAGCATGGGCTACCACTTTGACAAGATGACGCAAGGCAAAGCCAATCACCGCATAGGAAGTACGTGTTCAACGGGCTCTAGACCGTACCGATCATTCGCGGGAAAACAAGTACTCAAATCATGTCTCCAAGCCCTCTAGGTCACCGGTACTATCCCGGCGAAAATGATTGACACGAGCCACTTCCAGGTCGATCTTATGTTGTTTTCTATCATCACATCCCCCATAAACTAAAGGCTATGATATTAGTACCAAAGATTTTTATTCATCTACCACATCCATGCATTATTAATCTGTACAATGTGTTGTAATGCTAGTACAGTGtgatagaataataaaaaaactatgatactaatatcatttctcataaATTAACCAGTTGCATCACCCCGCAGCCAAGGGCTACATCCTTTTTCTAAAAATGACTCTCAATCCGGCATTGTTGAATCTCACCTGCTCTACACACTTACACAAAGTGATTTCCTCTCTAAGTTTCTGATTGcataaattgaaaacaaaacaCTACGCTTACAAAAGTCAATAAAATAGAATGCATGACTCATGACTTACTCTAATTAACTAGCTACCCATGACTCCATGCTCCTATAAACTAGGACAACCCATAAAACATTAAGACTAGGTAAACTACTAAAAAAACATGAACTTGAGCTTTAAATACCAACGTGAAGAAGAAACATGATGCTATTAGGCTAAAAGGAGTGGGGCTAGTTGGAGAGGGGGGATAAAAGCCATGTGGCGCCATGTAAGCAAGAGAGTTTTGGTGGGAAAAGGGGGGAGTAAGGCAAGTTTGATATTGGGGGGAGTTGTGACACTTGTCACATTCCaagtgaaaagaaaagaaaaaaaataaataaaaaagttgaaaactaTCCGTTGGGAGGAGGATGGCAcggaaaaaaacacaaaagtcAAAGGGAAAGTGGGCGATGAAAATAATTCGCCAAAAGGGGGGAGGGCGCAATCGGATGAGGGGGGTGGTGTTCCAAGCAAGTTTTTGGGCGAAATGTAAGGAGATCCGCCCCACTCCGTATAGCCTTATTATCTAAATTTCGTATAGACGGGGGGTTTAGGACTAATTATTACtattaaaacaaaatgtttttttggtCTCTGTGTTTTGAACCCCCGTCCACTTTATAAGTATGGAATTAAGTGACTAAGCCACAGAGTAAATTAATATCTCAGGACTTTGTTAATGCCTAAGAACTATCAATTCCATAGCTTCGATAGATTGCATACCTCATTGAAATCCATACTGAATGGATTGTATAATAAATATACCTCTTTGAAGTAATGAAGACACTCAAGAAGGGAGAAGACCCCAATctttaactagattaatacccggtcggtgaccggaTTACCAagttaactatatatatatatatatatatatatatagagagagagagagagagagagacgattTGATATATATCAATGTTTTCAATAGTGGACCTTACCCAAATTCCACTTGAAACCCACCCAGGAAAAATGGGTTAGGGTTATAAAATCTTGACTCGATAATCTGTCAACTTAGTTTTTTTGGGTAGGGGTAGAATTCGGTGTCAGTGTCGGGTTGACCTCTTGGGTTAATAggtcaacccgtcaacccaaaaatattttaaatttatataaatattttaaataagtcGACCCACTAACTCATTTGATCTGACAGCCTACAACCCATTTTGTTGGAAATTAATATGCCAACCCACCAACCATATGACCTGAAATCAACTCATCAAACCATTTAACCAtcaacctaattttttttttgattggtGGTTCGGTTTGAGATGGCAGGTTTTGGTTTAGATTTTCAAGCCGATTTTGCTATTAGGTCGGGTTCGGGTTAAGTATTTTTAACCCGTCAACCCATTTACCCGAACTtggtataattatattatattgatgGGTGGGGGTAGGTGTCGATGGCGATGTCGGTGTCGGGTTGACTTTTTGAGTTAATAAGGCACCGGCCAatccaaaaacattttaaattttaaatattttaaattagtCAACCCACCAACTCATTTGATCTTACAACCCATGACCCAATTTACTTGAAATCAATCTGTCATTTGCACCAACCATATGACTCGAAATACCCACCAAACAATTTAACCCACCAACCCGATTTTTTATAGATAGGTGGTTCAGTTTAGGCTGACAAGTTTTAGTTGAGATTTTCAAGTCTATTTTGATATTAGGTTAACTTCGGGTTAAGTATTTTTAACCCGTCAACTTGTTCACCCAAATctgatataattatattatagttataatttaaaatttaaatctgTATGGATTAAAATacactttaaatatatatatatatatatatatatatatatatatatatatatatattatcaattaaCAATAAGCTTGATACAAAATACATATTAAAGACTTTCAATTGTAAACTTAATAGACAAATATACAAGAATATAACCGTGAAAAGCTTTTCTAATTAaacataacacaaataataattgaggaagttaaattaaaaattgaattaaatatacaagttagatggaaaaaaaaaaagaggcgTCTTTTCCACTTTACCCACAATTAACGTGGACCTCACttggaacaaaaatttttttttcatagagTATGTATTATGCATATTTATTCATGGATATCCAATACAGATTGTGTAAcatgattacaaaaataatacatttaataaaattaaaaatgttaccatatttaaaatagtcaaagttgactttttatttcaatggttaagattaagttgtgttttattttcaatggttttgattaaaagttatatttatttttttctcttagttctaccaacaatatatatatatgtatatatatcattatcagTTAATGTAAAGCATGGTTTGTGTATTGTATCCATGTTTCTCTTCGATGCTTAAGCTTGATAGTATACTTTTAACATGTAAAATTAATAGAAACTCACATAAGAAATATTACATTAATGTTCAATAGTTCTTGGTAGTGGTAAACGTAGTTTGGACTTTGGAGTGATGGGTTGAAATCTAAAACGCGTTTTGGAAGTTTGGTTAAATAAAACGAAGTAATTATCAAGAAGTCTTGACATTAAAAGGTTACCATATATAGAATAGGCAAATTTGACTTTTAGTTTAGATGGTTgagatttatttgtttattaatttcaatGGCTAAGATCAtgttacaaatatattttttttccaacggaaccataaatatatataatataatataattaggTTCTCTACCATGAGACCTACACTCACTGAAATCCATCCAGAAATCATTACACCGACCTTTATTCCCTGTTACTCCCCCATCCAGACGTCAtccttttcttcctttctctctctctctctcaaatatattttttgttttttgaacagATTTTTTGTATTCCTTTTTGAGTTATGCAACTACTTCAAATTTGCCTCTCGCACGTTTCGAACCCATTCCCCACAAAGCAGAAACCCAAATGGCAAATTTTCTCTTTCACGGTTCGAACAGATATTTTGATAGTGGGCCAGGCATCTGATAAGCCCactctatttttaatttatgtaattGGCCCAATACAGAAGATGATCAAAATTAACAAGAatggataaaaataaaataaagagcaACTTGATTCAGAGGTAAAAAAGATCGAGTATGATGCAAAAGTATTTGGAATTCATTGTTTTATATGGTAATAAAATTAAGGTTTCTTTTTAGCTTTTATAATTGCTATTCGAAAGAGACCACATGTAcatcataattattattatatatgtcgAGGCCATTGTTGTGTTGTGGCACACAAACAAGTTACTAATCGAGCAGTAACTTTCATGGTGCAACCATTCGTGACATGCACCACAAGTTGGAATATGGTGCTGTCACATAATGATGTGGCTACTATTAAATCTGCATAAAATCACGTCTAACATATTACTAGCTACATGACTATGAAAGTACTCAAGAGTAAAACTGttcaagaaacaaaaacaactcTAACCATAATCATGTAGTACCCAATAACAGCACATATCAATGATATTGCAAGTGCAAAATCCAGAATTCTACCAACGAAAACCTCAGTTTATACACAGATAACCAAATCCGCCAAGAATTACACGAACTAGGACAAAATTTAACAGATGCAAATCTTTGAACTCACCTATGTTGTCACCTGATCACGAATTTCCAACATCTCTAGTCTTCAATCCCAAAGGAACTTATGCTTTCCAAATCAACAAGGCCCATGCCTGTATCTTCTTCCCCCCCACTATCTTCATCACGACTAACCTCTGCCTTTTGAAGTTCAGAATAAGCTTTCTGTTCTGTAAGCAGTTTGTCCCCTTGTTCACTAACCTGAAACAACCAAACCATCATAACTTttagccaaaaaaaaaagtcaacctGTATGTGGGATGAAAATGATTAAATGCGTACTGCTCGAGGTGACTCTTTTATGATAAGTTTGCCTCTATGCCCCTCTATTGAATTCATGCAAGCAGCAGCCGCTTGATTAAGAATTTTGATCCCTTGTTCCTGTACAAACCCACAAAAACTCCATCAACAATATCTGATAACACCGTATTGCAATACTAAAATGAAGCAGAGATTATAAGATTATTCATAAGATAATCCCATTGATGCTAGATACCTTGGCTAGAGTCAGagtaataataacatataaagGTGCAGCAACCAATTTCATCTTCACTGGGCACTCCTTGGTGCTGACCGCTTCAGCTTTTCGCATGGCTTCCTGTTACCACAAACAACTCTTCAAACTTCGGCAGTTTTTATGTCAAGTACAACACAATTCCATATTTTGAGAATAAAACCTTAATGTGGAAGACGCCGTCATACTCAAAACATGTCATCTCGATATAAGCGCATAGATTTACTGGTTTTGGAGTCATTTGTCTTCTAATCTTTCTAACCAGAGCCTCTTTCACTTCCTCTGATATGGCAGGAACCACCTTAATCACCTAcaaaatcagaaaaaaaaaaaaaaaactagctgGTTTACTATGATCACCATAGTCATTGGTCAATAGCCTCATCTTGCACAACTAACTACCTGCCTCCCATCTGCACCAATTGTTCTAAGTTCACGAGTCAATGGCTTAAGCACAGAATCAGGATCATTAACAATACATTTGAATGCCTGCAAACAGCAAGGGAAACTGTTAACGTACATAACTGTACACAAATAAGATCAAAGCTTTACAAGTCATAAGATATCTAACCTCAAATGCATGACCATACTTTCGGTATAAAGGCCAGCCAACATGAATGTACAAATCCTGTCATacattatttgtattttataagGCCTTGTGTCAAATAAAATAGCAACACGTATAGATATTAAATAAGCACAGAACCAGAAAACAGAGAGATAaagtaataaaacaaataaaggaCTACGATATTTTCAACGGTGACCAAttcacaaaaaccaataaaCAGGGGaaagaatatgaaaaaacaTGCACCTCTCGTCCTCCCAAATGAAGAAGCATAttctaattaatttttttaggaAGGCAATTATCTCACACGAT
This genomic window contains:
- the LOC122600995 gene encoding eukaryotic translation initiation factor 2 subunit alpha homolog — encoded protein: MSKISPPNSGCRMYEARFPEVDIPVMIQVKEILDVATHVALLEYNNIEGMIMLSDLSRRRIRSVGGLLKVGRIEPAIVLRVDADKGYIDLSKKQLTEEDKQVCEERYAKSKLVHSIMRHVSETMKIDLEDLYIHVGWPLYRKYGHAFEAFKCIVNDPDSVLKPLTRELRTIGADGRQVIKVVPAISEEVKEALVRKIRRQMTPKPVNLCAYIEMTCFEYDGVFHIKEAMRKAEAVSTKECPVKMKLVAAPLYVIITLTLAKEQGIKILNQAAAACMNSIEGHRGKLIIKESPRAVSEQGDKLLTEQKAYSELQKAEVSRDEDSGGEEDTGMGLVDLESISSFGIED